Proteins encoded in a region of the Podarcis muralis chromosome 2, rPodMur119.hap1.1, whole genome shotgun sequence genome:
- the LOC114592996 gene encoding keratin, type II cytoskeletal 75-like — translation MSRQLNARALNGGRGFSAGSAILFGGGRVKASSPSRRSAGAASGIGGIYSRSLYNLGGTKRISQSVVPGGAHRGGGFGSNAGVSFGGFPGGGWANGNFGNGRNGPGFLSHPPGSIPEVIINQSLLAPLNLEIDPEIQKVRREEREQIKNLNDKFASFIDKVRFLEQQNKVLETKWNLLQQQPISHAKSNMDSLFEAYTNSLRKHLDSLKGERGRLGSELKNMQDLVEDFKRRYEEEINKRTTAENEFVLLKKDVDAAYMNKVELETRVASLTDELNFLRSLYEVELSQIQGQLSDTSIILSMDNNRDLDLDSIIAEVKAQYEDMANRSRAEADAMYQSKFQELQLTARKHDDALKNSKMEISELNRLIHRLRSETESVKKQCVHLQSSIAEAEERGEIALKDAREKLLDLENAMQKAKEELARLLRDYQELLNIKLALDIEIATYRTLLEGEEWRMSGEYGSAVNISVVSNSSMAGGNGLSRREGLSIRSGSSSGSGRGVMGYGSGGGGSCSGLKIISTTSTSKRTSIR, via the exons ATGAGTCGACAGCTGAATGCCAGAGCTCTGAATGGAGGGAGGGGGTTTAGTGCTGGTTCTGCAATTCTTTTCGGAGGGGGCAGGGTCAAGGCCTCCTCTCCTAGCCGAAGAAGCGCCGGAGCAGCAAGTGGAATTGGTGGCATTTACAGCAGAAGCCTTTACAATCTGGGGGGTACTAAGCGCATCTCCCAGAGTGTGGTTCCTGGAGGTGCACATCGTGGAGGTGGATTTGGTAGCAATGCTGGGGTTAGTTTTGGTGGATTTCCTGGTGGTGGATGGGCCAATGGCAACTTTGGCAATGGAAGGAATGGCCCTGGGTTTCTTTCTCATCCTCCGGGTAGCATCCCAGAAGTCATCATTAACCAGAGCCTCCTGGCGCCACTTAACCTGGAAATTGATCCTGAGATCCAGAAAGTACGCAGAGAAGAAAGAGAGCAGATCAAGAACCTCAATGACAAATTTGCTTCCTTTATAGACAAG GTTCGATTCCTCGAGCAGCAGAACAAAGTCCTAGAAACCAAATGGAACCTCCTGCAGCAGCAACCCATCTCCCACGCGAAGAGCAACATGGATTCCCTCTTTGAGGCCTACACCAACAGCTTGAGGAAACATCTAGACTCTCTAAAGGGTGAAAGAGGGAGGCTGGGTTCAGAACTGAAGAACATGCAGGATCTAGTGGAAGACTTTAAGCGCAG GTACGAGGAAGAAATCAACAAGCGCACCACTGCTGAGAATGAATTTGTACTGCTAAAAAAG GATGTAGATGCGGCCTACATGAACAAGGTGGAGCTGGAGACCAGGGTGGCTTCTCTGACAGATGAACTCAACTTCTTGAGATCCCTGTATGAAGTG GAGCTCTCACAGATACAAGGGCAGCTAAGTGACACCAGCATCATCCTCTCAATGGACAACAACCGTGACCTGGACCTGGACAGCATCATTGCAGAAGTCAAAGCTCAGTATGAAGATATGGCCAACAGGAGCCGAGCAGAAGCAGATGCCATGTACCAAAGCAAG TTTCAGGAACTTCAGCTCACAGCGAGGAAACATGACGATGCCTTGAAAAATTCCAAGATGGAGATTTCTGAGTTGAATCGACTCATCCACAGACTAAGATCAGAAACGGAAAGTGTGAAGAAACAA TGTGTCCATCTTCAGTCATCTATTGCTGAAGCTGAAGAACGTGGAGAGATAGCCCTCAAAGATGCCAGGGAAAAGCTGTTGGATCTGGAGAATGCCATGCAGAAGGCTAAGGAGGAGTTGGCCCGCCTTTTGCGTGATTATCAGGAACTTTTGAATATTAAGCTAGCCCTGGATATCGAGATTGCCACCTACAGGACCCTCCTGGAAGGAGAAGAATGGAG GATGTCTGGAGAATATGGCAGTGCTGTAAACATAT cTGTAGTTAGCAACAGCAGCATGGCAGGAGGAAATGGACTGAGCCGCAGAGAAGGGCTCAGCATCAGAAGTGGATCAAGTTCTGGAAGTGGCAGGGGCGTCATGGGATATGGCTCTGGAGGTGGAGGAAGTTGCTCCGGCCTGAAAATCATATCAACAACCTCTACGAGCAAAAGGACAAGCATCAGATGA